The genomic window ACTAAAGCCAAGTTCCGCCCCATTTAGAGTAAAATCCTTATTAatattttggtatacttttgaatagaaaattatatattttttatataatatcatttataaaaatgaaatttccatgtaaaaatttaaaagataaaagaaattaGGGCCACAAAAATGACCAAAGTTGGACAGGTAAAAAAGTTGCACCGCCCATATCTTTTGTTTGAACAGAATATTTGCTTTCTTTCAGTGcgaaaaaagataaagaaaaggtGAATGAattccaatttaaaatttgaacGCAGTTAATTTTAATCTTACTTTTAAGTTGGGATATTTTTGTATTAAAAGAGAAAAACTGGTAATTGAAGTTGAAAACTATAGGGCAGTGCTGAGCTGAGGCAGATGGAGAGTGGTAGTGATGGGAAGACGCTAGCTGCAACACATTGCATTAAGGAACTACTGGGGAAGGATAGTTGATTATATTTATAAGCCAATTGTGTTGAAATCAGTACCTGTTAGCTCCTACCAAAACCAAACCTGTTTTTATCTCAACtcacttattaaattattaaaatatttaacaaattaataaatattagttttatttaaaatctaaaaaaatgaaatttgaaccCCAAATATTAAACATACACTCTTCCAACTTTACTATTAACTAAAATaacttttagtttttatttgaatttttaataaatatattatataattattttcattcaCATCATGggtatgttattattttattaatattatcgtcgatTGAGTTAGTATCACAAGTTAATTCAATACCAATTCAAGAAAAATGACAATGGTATGATAAACGATTGGAGTGCTTTTAATATccttaatttgatgtatttaactattttaattcctttttactcacaagttaaattatttttttattttaatttcatacatattgcatatgtattattgttattactaGTTTCAAATcttacatttcaatttttttattatatattatttataaacacATCCATATGTTCTAAATATGTAACTTTTACATGCATATATAGTctgtaataaaattttcaattataatttAGTAATATAAGTTAAAGTTGTCATACATTGCATCTGTATGTACAGCACCCGTTGATTGAGTATTAGCTCGATTGGCATGAGCATTGTTTTCAATACTGGAAGACGTTTGTTTGAGTGtgttgaagcacattatcctcctattatgtcaaaaagagcagatattatcaaaacatataatgagattatttaaaaattaaataaataaataattacaacACCCAATACGTGTTATTTTAGCTAAATTATGCCATGCTCACAACAcaagtaaaaaattattaataaatttaagaaaataatataataattaaatggaTTAATATTTGGTGCACTGATAATGTATTCTTTTTATTCCATAATTGTACTCTTTTTATTTCGTAAGTAGCCTTATAAAACGTTACGcgtctctctttttttaaatatttattttttaatattatattatacctTTGTAGAACACTTTTCAACTCCCTAACATTGACCACAAGCAACCATATTTTCATTAGCATTTAACCACTCACTTCAAAAACTTACCTCAACAGATACAGTTGtccatattttttatatattataaaaaatttagactTATTTATAAACATTTACTTAAGCCTTACCAACAATTTCTGAAATGAATcttactaacttttttttaattaccaattacttaaaattttttaataataattattcatgtTACAATTATGGAATGTAACCCAACGTGgcttagtttatatatatatatatatatatatatatataatgatttcattaattataggttttgatcatatATGTTCTCTTTTACATAATACCTAAAACTATCCATAGCCCttccccaactcataaatagaaggataatgtgtttcagtgcactcaaacccacatcctcctTTACAGGCAACAATAcccataccaatcgagttaaaacttaATCAGTCAATGTGGCATAGTTAAATTTTAGTCATTTGTCACAATAAATTAATGGCACTTGGTAGGTTATCATGTTATAAAAAAcacaattttactcttaaatTATACAGTTCCAATTTAATTACCTAAAATAATACGAAGAGAATCATAAATTATTTCCTTCCCAATTTTATTCTACAAGCGAGTAACTCTTTTGGATGGTTGATGCTccattgattgaaattatttaaaatctcTGTAAACTTTTGAAGATggtaaaaatcatatatatatatatatatagggataAGAGGACTACTACTTAAAGGTTTCGAGGATGAAATAGATTAAAATCGCATAGATAAGGATTCAAAGATTCACTTTCTTTTTACATTACTAAGATTATAATGTTGTTCAAGATGCGGGGTTGTGGttgaaaggattaaattagttttttatGGGAATAAATGTGGTCAAGTTTCATACTCCTGAATTGTATATAAAAGTTGGTAAAACGTTAtttcaaaaaatagaaataattatttattaaaaaacgtAAGTAAATGGTAATACAAAAGAGGTTGGTAAGATTCACTTTAAAAATGGTAAAACTTGGTAAATGTTTACATATATgtctgattttattttatttttataatatgtggAACACGTGGACATGTGTATCGATATAAATAGAAAAATGCactctcttttcttttaattctgaTATTGCAGCTTAGAATAATAAGTATAGTATGAtgcacctaaaaataaaaatattaatcaaCACATCGAGTACTTTTTAATTGTAGTAAAAAGTCTACTTATTTTATGCATGTAAGACTATAATGGTGAGAAAATATTGGGGTTGTGATTGAAAGTATTATATTGTTTTAGAATTACTAGTGGCCCACTGTTTTCCAAGAAATGATCTTAGTTACGTATAGTGTGAATTCATGTCTTGATCACACTTAAAATGTCAATTGTTACGTTGTTATCATAAACTGAACCAACTTCAATTCTTTTAAGGTCCATTATCACGCAATTATGCGTTTGAGATTCAAATCCCTCTTCTCAATTCAATTCTAAAATGCAGGTTTTCAGCGTTAAAGATTATAAAAGTAGTAATTATAAGGCCCTTGGATCGACCAAAGCTATTGTTTGATACTATTTGCAGTTTAACAGACATGGAACACTCGTCACCGGAAGAATGGAAGCTAACCAGTTCGAAAGCACAATAAACAAATCAAAGCTTACCCGATATCCAAAGAGGGCGTAGTTCGgaaataagcaaacatgttacaAATGTTGAAACTTGAACTCAAAACATTGCTAAATGCAAAAGAAACATGACCAGAAAATGCAAATCTACTTCAATTTCTACCAAAACATTGAAACAATGAATCTTTATCATGCAAATGTTACAGATGCCGTTATTTAATTGCCCTTAACTCCTACTAACAACAATAGAGGGAAGAGATGTAATTGCATGGATATTAAAACGAGGTTCTAAAGATACTAATCAAAAGCATTAACTGAAAACCCTCAATTCTGATGTTAATGGCATCTCTTGCTTCACTACCCCGACCTATAAAACACGTTAACTTAAGTTGCTGGTTTGTGATTGTACAGAACTGTGCTCTAACAATTTAGATGTACCAGTATTATACGTTGTTCGTAAGATATTAATCCGCTCTCCAAGGATATACTCCTTAAGTCCCTCGATTGCAGCATATTCCTTCTCCATTAGAAGCTCCGCATCTTCACAATGCTTGATTTTGGAGTTCAATTTCTTTAACTGTATTCAAGGAAAGGACAAAATATTAAGCATGACTTTAAGGATAAATCAAATAGCTTCATGATAAACATTAAGTGAAAACAGAAACTTCAACCCACTTGTGCTTCGATTATGGTTGCAACTAAATGTTCAATCTCCTTCTCTTCCTGCACAGCTAATAATTTGGCATGAGCAGCTGCTGCTCCGAGACCTGTTGCAACTGCCGCTCTAATTCGCAATGGTAAAGGTATGTCACTCTTCTTCGGATGTGTCTCTTGAGATTCTGCAagagagtctattttcttacaaattaTGATGATGATTAGGAATGGAAGGACTCCGACTATGAATGTGCAAAAGATAAAAAGTAGAGCACAAATCGAAAACATTGAAATATTAAAGAAACGATGTCTATGTGCTGAGTGATAAATGGACACGCTGGCAATAATTCAGTAGAAGGAATATGAACAATATCTACTTTTGATCACATAATTTGGTTCTTCAGCCAAAACCACCAAATGATGTTGTAATACTGTACTCAAATGTATATATACCTGATGGATTAGACCTCTCCTTTATCTCTGACTCTTCAGTTTTATGAGCTCTAAAACATGTAAGAGATCGAATACTTCAAAACACCATACTGATGTAAAAAAACCTAACAGTAAATTTAGCTgcaaagggaaagaaaaataagaataacAGTATTAACTTTTAAACAACCTTTCTTGCTGATAAATTGAAGGAGATAGCGACCCATTAGTTAAATCAATATGATCACCATAAAAAATTTCCCTCGGACAAGACATTTCGTCAGAAAGCATCACAACTGCAGCTTCAGCTGCAGCAGCAGTGATTTGAGGCCCAACCATGGTAGAGATGCGAGCAACCTGTAGAAAACACAATCAATTAATGTATAACCAAAATCTTTAAAGAATGCTTGTCTTTATACATGCAACAAACTTATAATATATGAGAAAAGCATAAATTTGGATAAAATGGAGGCATCATGTATAAGTAACATAGCCTGGTACAATTTTACCTGCTTCATGAGAGAACTATCAGCATCTGAAGTGGAAGCAGTGCGTTTTTTCTTCAAAGGAGGCTCCTGATTCTCAGAATCCCCATTCTTTTCGTTCTCATTTGCACCATCATAACCTTGATCCTCGTTTATAATATTCTCTTGATCCTCAGATGAAGGAACAACAACTGGTTTTATGCCATTCATGCTCATACTTGTACCGCTGAAATTGCCCCTTCCCCTGGCAGAATCTATCAAAGACTCCCCAAAAGGCAGCTCAATGAGCTTTGTAATACAATCAAGTTTAGACTTGGTTTGGACATTTTGAGCAACAAGATCCCAGTCATCCCCATGTTTCAGAACAGAATCCAAAAGAAGAAGAGTTTCTGCTTCGGTCCACACAGTACCATTGGCAGCACTCTTCTCACGGCAATCTTTCAACTCGAAATCATCCATAGACTTATCCTCGCCATAATTTCCATTTTTGAAGCATTTATCGCAAACTATGAAAGTATCCTACAGATGCATTAAAACATATATCACTCAACTTCACAACACAATCAAGTCGACTACATGCCTTCAGCTTTGTGCAGGTAATTACAACAACGAACAcagaatacatatatatacatccaGACACATTGGCACCCAAATAACCAAGCTACAGTgtcccaaatcaaacatgaatTTGATAAGAATCTAACAAATAAAAAGCTTGTACAAAAGACTTTAAGTCTGGAACAAGAAACGTATGATTACACCTATAAAACCAGTTACCTGGAGAAACGTTATATTAAATGCTAAGCACAAATTATCTATAAGAAAACCATTGTTCATTGGGATAATTCATAGATAAAAACAATTCCAAACAAAATTTAAACGCAAAAAGaatctttcaaatttttaaaaatgaattacCTTTTTATATTCATAGTACCCAGAATGACAATTATCTCCACAACTACCACAATGTAGTCTCTTCAAATCACCAAAAACATCAGAATATGAAGCCAGGGGAGGCAACTTGACTCCACTCTCTTCAACCCCATCACCACTGTTCTTACCCTTAACGACCGGTGCCGAAAGCGGCCGCAACGAATTAGGAGTAGCGACGACCCGGACTCCATTCGGGGCCCCGTTTTCGACCCGAACCCTATCATCGTTCTCGGAACCTTCGTGGGGTGGAGGCGGGGCGAGGAAGTTGATCAAACCCCAGGTTTCCAAGAAGCGGAAGACCTTGTGGAGTAAAGTGACGTCTCCGATGAGGGATTTGCGGATTTCGGTGAAAGTGAGGCGGCGAGAAGGGTCTTCCCTGTATTTGTTGATGATGAAATCCCTGTACTCCTTGTAGATTTTAGGGGTTCTTGAGATTGAGCTGCCTTCGAAGAATTCTTTCAATGCTTGCCTCTCTGTTTCGTGAATATCGTTCCAAGCAAACCAAcctaagaagaagaagaagaagaagaagaagaagaagaaatgagatTTTTCGTCAGGGTTTTGGAGAAGGGGAATATTGATTAATCAATTAGAAAGGAGGAACTTACTGGAGTAGCTCGGTATGGTGTAGAGGTCGAGCTCTGGTTCTTCGGGTCGATTTGAATCCGGGTTCGGGTCATGTCGAGGCTTGTTCTCCATTCCCGGGTCCTTGGTGAGTTTTGGAATTTGGATTCTGTCGGTTTTTTGGGTCCGATTCAGGATTTACTCTGTTAATCACTTTTAATGCGAATGGGTTTTTCTATTGCAACAACCGGTTACACTCATATAAGTCACCGACCAATCGTAATCTCGCTTGTCCTGTACatgatagtaattgaatttagatgaaaatttttcaaattcaaaaatcaatttgttgaattgaattacttGGAGAAATATCACCAACAATCAAACAACTTTAAAATTATTagtgtaaaaattttaaaatttcaatttttaatgaaatatatttttatctaatcttaacaatttttaaatttaaaaattgaccttcaattattaatatattttttaaattattagtatcacattctaaaattaaaataaaaaaattcatttaataatcatatttcaaaaagtgacattttaataaatttgaattaaatttaataaataaattcaatgatATTAGCAATTCAgcattttaatcaaataaataatttagattACCTAGTGACATTTATATACGTTAAAGtactaaattatgttaaatttaaagttaaattaaatcttaaatttgcaTGTAGTATAATGActgaaattaaaatttgaccatttttatataattaaaacaataaaagaatTAGAATTATGTTACTAAGGTAAAGAAAAAAATCATGGAAACATGTCAAAGAAGGATTAGagaattttaataatgttaacaatttttaaaaagcATGCCaacattttaattagaataaagtatttagtttaactaataacattataaatgtTAAGGTAACaacttatataaaatatatatatatataaattagatcttaaatttaagtataatataatgattaaattgaaatttgatcttttatataatataaaccaATAAAAGagtcaattttgaaatttaataaaaaaaagagagaaaaaaatgtgcATGCGTCAATTAGAGATGATAACGGAACGAAACAACAGTTATTGCTGATcgattttgatttgatatattctTAATTTAAGTTGATATTGATATGATTTTCAGTTAAATGTTTCgaatctaataaaaaaattaaatttatacttaACTTGATCCGacatgttatataaattttttaaaatataataaaataataaaattctccaaaataaaataaaatttatcttattcCACCCAAAAGCATAAATGAATGGTGtatattacatattaaattaattaagcctTTTCACAAACCCAATACAAGTTGCTAGAGTGGACCAATAACAAGAAGGGGAAAGGCTCAACAAAAAGAGACAACATGCATGAAGGCCCAAGCCCTCAGcttccttcattttaatttaagCCCTAAATCAGGACTAATAAATGCCAGACCCAGCAATTAATGTGGTAGTTGGCCCATCACCCATGCTGCCTCTTCACTCCCAACACAAATACTCAACCCCGCCTACCTTAAACCATTTAACAAATCACTCAAATAGCAGCAGAGATTCAGAGAGGGATTGGAAAGATGGGTGATTACCAGTTTCTTATGCTAAAGGACGCCATTACTTGCATTAACCAGAAAGTTAACCTATTTGCCGTCATTCTTGACTTCACTCTGCCCCAGCGAACCAAAGGCACCGGTACCCACCAccttttctttcctcttttttgCTCTCTTGTTTCCTACCTTCTGTTCTAATATGATAACTCATTGTACTCACCTCGTTGCTTCCATACTCGCCCGAGTACCTCACTATTTCTTTATGAAAGTTATATAGATGCGGAActtaaattctttcttttttctttttcttgtttctaatCTTCTTGATCGTATTTTCTGATCGTTCTGAACTTATTTTGCTTAGCCAGAATTTCTGTTTTGTTTGCAGATTATTTTTGTAAGCTAAAAGTAATTGACGAGTCACATTCCGAGTTCTGGGTTCCTGTGCATGTATTTGCTCAAGAAATCGACGGTCTTCCTCTTGTTGCATCTGTTGGAGATATTATTCAACTTTCACGTGTCACGGTATACTCTGATAATTCCAGAGTGTTATTTCTTGCCCTCCTTAATATTACTTGTGTTTGGTCAGTTCATGTTTcatctttaatttcttttttgaaaaattataaattcagtTAAACAAGTGAAAGAAGATTAGGAAGAAGTGAGCGGACAAGTCTAACACTCACGATAATTCATCTTTATTACCTTATAATTGAATTTGTATGGGCTTTCACAGCAAGTTAGTTATTTGGAATAGTTCTAATGTGTATTTCTCAACTAATTTCACATATGATATACACAGTGTGGCTTTAAGCATGAATGGATGTATAATACTAAGGATTCTAGGAGTTTGAGCACTGACATTCTTTTCTGAAATCTGTTACGAATTCAATCTGCATTTTGCTGCTTATGATATAAAAcgatttaaaactttttttttctgggGATTTAGGGGATTGCAATTATAAAGTGATTGTGAATGGAAGGCTAGTTGAGAAAAATCTAACCACTAATGTTTTAACAATTTGTGAAGTCAGCTAGGTTTTAGAATGGGGGAAGTATGCAACCATGGAAGAAGAAACTCTGTTGCTTATATATTGGACTATTAGTTCACGCaagaaggaaggaaaaagaaaagattagcTAAAAATGAGATAACTGACAGAAAAAGAAAGAGCACCGCATATAACTTGGATCACTTAAAACAATAGTTTCATGGATGACTCATCAGTAActcaaatatctcttaaaatcaaCTCTACCAAAATGAACGTCTAAAGTATTTAGCAAATGTTAACTGATTGTAATTGGACTAAGATTGTCATTAGATTAGAACTAAGAGTGATTTAAAATTTTGACCTTGGAGATATCCTATTTACCCGACTAGAATCAAGATAAGGTCTCATTGACAATAATATCAAGGCCTACTTCAGTGAGAGAAAAATTACTAAAACCTAGATATGAGACCCAATATAGCTGTAAATTACTGTCTTATTAACTACCAAAGAAACTTATATTTGGATGGAACAAAAGAGCTCTCAGTTGTTGAAGAATCAAACTTCGTTTTCGCCCTTGACATCCAAAAGGGTAAAATCTTTTATCTTACCAAACTATTTGTTTACTGCCACAACGTTCTTAATTGTTTCTGAGATTAATTTTGATCACGTTTTCTTAGATGTTATTGTTGAATGACAGAGTCACAAAGACATTTAGTCTAACATTCTTAGCCATGTGAGGTTTAAAGTTTAATCTTCTTGGCTGTAGATAAACTCATTTAATTACTTTTTGTATATGCTGTTATGTTTGCTTTAAAGGGCATAATTTGCATCAGCAATTAAATGTAGATACCTTGAGGATTCTCTTATGCATCCTGTGAAGCTTGCTATAAAAGCAACTACatctcttatttatttttgaactgGCTGAGAATAATTTGCTGCTAGAAGTCATATATCTCTCCCTCTCCGTCTTGAGTGCCCCCTGTTGCTTTTAGGGTATCATTGACTTaatgtgaaaatgtattgatGCGTTTCTTATATATGATTCTTTATTAGATTATAAGAATATTATTTTGAGTTGTAGTTCATGCACATACTTATTAACCTCTAACTGAGATTTCATTATGCAAGCATGTAAAGTTACGACAATTCAATTTGTAGACTAGACTCTGTTGGTtgctttaatttgattgaaaactAAAATCAAGTTCAATTCATTATATCTACAACATATGAATTTGCGACAGGTATAACAAAATCTACTCTCCTGCATTTTGTTGAAATGGAGTTATCTTTCTTAATTTGTTCTCCATAAGAATGATTCTTGATTATGTTGTTGAAGATAAAATTATAAACCTATTCTTGGGTCTTTGACTATTAAACTGAGCTTTTAGGTTGACATATTTTTGGATTGATATTAGAGCCTTCTAAATTTGTGGTATAACATTTTGccttaattttgataaataaagtGTAATAAAACAAATAAGGCGGTTTATGCATAATCCTTGCTATCCCTTTCACTTGCATGAGTCAATGGGCTTGCATATGAGAGTGCTCCCTTACATGATAGTATAACCTTTTAGGTTAGCTCGTCTTACATCtactcaaattaaaaaatttccttCTCCGCACACTTCCCAAATGCACAAGCTCCTTGGATTCCAATTTGGTCAAACACAGGCCTATCACATacattttgatgaaaatatgttgCTAGAGGTGGCAAACCTTGCATACTCAACTTGCTTGAATTGAACTTGATCATAAATCAAAACTGAGTAAAATAGTTAACTCTGAAGCCAAATTGATCCAAGATAAGATTATCTGATTTGGAAATAATCCAAAAGTAAAATGACCTGATATCTAAATTAACTTGAACAAAATGATACTTAACCGAACTTGAATTGATTTGATACCTGGAATGATCCAAGTTTATTTGAATGGTGTACAAGCCAAATATGTGAAGTAAAATTAAATGTGTCACATTTAATCTCAAAGCATGTAATATATACACACactttaaaaagaagaaaataactATGAAAAAAATGCAAAGAGTTATAGGTAAAAattttaggaagaaatatatgGCCCAAAAGTGTTCAACACTTTAGGAATTAgttgtaaaaaatttaaatccaagGCAACTAAATACTATTTTGATTGAACTTTAtgtgaattaagttgtgtgataattTTTTCCTGATTAATTGTAATAGCATAtgatttagtttatttattaaattaaaaatggtgttatatataaatgataatatttatgattttgtcCCTTAGTTGTTTTTTTGCAAGATTGTAGAACTTAATTTATGAAGTAACACAAACCCAATATGATCTGACATGATTTGATTCAAAATTACTTGAAATAACATGTGATTGATAAGAACTATGACCTTAATATTGAATGACTGAACTTGATGTCAACTGGACTTGCATGATTGCAGTCTATTTATAACCATATAGAGGCATGAAGGATTTTTTAGTCTAATGGCTAGTAGTTAAGAGGCTTTGGTTGCATGTGAGAATGAACTATCCTGAAAGTTCAAGCTTATTGGCTTTGGCCTTGTTGAGTCTTAATGTCTAGCATTTTATGAAGTATTTCTGTTGTATGAACAGTGGTCAATCAGGTAAATATTGTATTGCCTTCTAGATGCATATTTTCCATTTTCCATAAATGGTGTTTTATAAATCTAGTTTGAAAAAGGTAATTACCTTCTACAGATGACAGTTCATGAAGGAGATGTATATGCTATATTCAACAACAAGTTTTCTTCATTTGCTTTATATGATGGGAAAGATGGTGATAATTTCCATCCTTATAAAGTTTCTTTAAGATTTCATGAGAGAGAACATGATGAAAAGATAATAGCAAGCATGAGAAAATGGTTAGCAAGTTCAGAGGTCATTGACGGTATGTTTTTTATTGGCTAGTGTGATCAATATTTCTCCTTTAACTGGTGGGTTATATGCATATTAAGTATTAATAGTTATTATCTCTTAATTGATATCAATCTATATGTGAGTGCTCTATGCCTATAACAAAAGTATATGGTTGGAGTAATATGCTTTTCTGAAGCTGCTTGTTCCACTGTATTCTCATGCTTTGGTTAGAAAATTTAGAAACTTCATATTGTTAATTTTCATTTCTAGATCCCatgcttattttctttttctggttGGTGTTCAGTTTAAGTTTTTCCCTATTTAAAATCAACCATTTTTACAGGTGATCCACTAGACTGAGGTTGATTTCTTCCCCCCATCCTTGATTCTTGAAGCCCTTTAGGATTGCATCTACAATTTAATAGAGCTTGATTTTAGTTCAATTTGTGCTCTAAGGTTTGAAACATGTGGTAGTTGAAGAGACCACTGCACTAGATGGTAGTTAAAATGCATTAGGTATAAACGAGCAGAGAGTGCTTAGTGAGTCTCTGTCCTAATATATTAGGAGTAATAAAAGTAAGATTGCAGGGTGGGCCTGAGTGTTAATGGGCTGTAGAAGCCTGAGCAATGACAATTGGCCTATCTTCTGCCTTTTCTTTTTGAAGCAAATTTTTGACGTCTTAACTTTTTTAAGTACTGGGCTGAACGTGGCTGGACATGAGGATTAGATTGACAGTTTAACATAGTGGTAGTTAACACTGCACCAGCTTCTCCTGGAACTTCTATAATCAGTACTGTTTATCATGTAAGTCCACCTTTTTGGAATTAACTTGGAAAGGACAGTTCCTGAGTATACCTTTCTAACTTCTAAGAGTTCTGACACACAACACAGACCTATATATTACATCTCAATACTGCAAGTTATTGATTTTGTATATGCTAAAATATTGCATTGGCATTTTGGTTCTATGTTTATATAGTTTAAAAGTCATGCATGTGCAATGCCTCTTTTTTTGTGATTCTGTCCTCTAATTATGATGCCAAATATCTGGTCATTTCCATCACCCCATATGAAGcttcacctttttttttcatgCTTGTTAGTGCCAAATTTCTCATTGTTGAGGGAGATCGACCGAGTGGTTTGTGTAAATTTAGCTTGCAAGGTATTGATCCGTATCTTTGATTTTCCTGTGTTATATTTATGTACTTGGTATGTTCAACTGTGTCCAATGTAATCATATTTTTATGCTGCTTGATTATTTCAAGGTGTGCTGATCCATCTTGATATTTAATGTTTGGCCCTACTAAGGTACTTCATATAAGCAAAACTACTAATGACAAGTGGATGGTCTTTCTTTGGGATGGAACGGATGCTCCACCTATCAGTATTTATAACAAGTGAGTTGGTATCTTTTTAATTGCTCCTCTATTTAAACCTTTAACTGTAAAGCAAACGCTAGGATTTGGTGGAAGCATTCCTACTTTTTACATGGTATCGTTGACACATGGTTATATATAAATTCtgatctatcaacaagcatttgTTCGCGCTTCAATGCCTTTGATTTCATTGCGTCAATCAGTTGCTATTGACTTTTGTGGTCATATTAAATTGTCTTTCCTGCTGAAAGGAAAATTTAGCATAGGTAAAGATGATTAGGAGGCTACTGACAGGTGCAGTGTTCTATATCTTTTGGGAGTGGCATTTTGTTGGTTCGGTTGTTTCTCCTGAAAGGGtggttttttctttctctttgtaTGGAGCTCATTGGCTTGTTATCTCTATTGTATGATCGGAAAGGCTCTGCTTTGCTATTAAGAATCTTAAGTCACATTTATGGTAATGACTGTTTTTAACTTGAGATTACGCCATATATCTGCTGTGATAAAAGAAGATTGCGGTTCACAAATTTGTTTCTTTAAGTTGTGTTGAGCTTAAATTACTGCAAAGCAGGCAGTTGGT from Gossypium hirsutum isolate 1008001.06 chromosome D12, Gossypium_hirsutum_v2.1, whole genome shotgun sequence includes these protein-coding regions:
- the LOC107913439 gene encoding SWI/SNF complex subunit SWI3A isoform X2, with protein sequence MENKPRHDPNPDSNRPEEPELDLYTIPSYSSWFAWNDIHETERQALKEFFEGSSISRTPKIYKEYRDFIINKYREDPSRRLTFTEIRKSLIGDVTLLHKVFRFLETWGLINFLAPPPPHEGSENDDRVRVENGAPNGVRVVATPNSLRPLSAPVVKGKNSGDGVEESGVKLPPLASYSDVFGDLKRLHCGSCGDNCHSGYYEYKKDTFIVCDKCFKNGNYGEDKSMDDFELKDCREKSAANGTVWTEAETLLLLDSVLKHGDDWDLVAQNVQTKSKLDCITKLIELPFGESLIDSARGRGNFSGTSMSMNGIKPVVVPSSEDQENIINEDQGYDGANENEKNGDSENQEPPLKKKRTASTSDADSSLMKQVARISTMVGPQITAAAAEAAVVMLSDEMSCPREIFYGDHIDLTNGSLSPSIYQQERAHKTEESEIKERSNPSESQETHPKKSDIPLPLRIRAAVATGLGAAAAHAKLLAVQEEKEIEHLVATIIEAQLKKLNSKIKHCEDAELLMEKEYAAIEGLKEYILGERINILRTTYNTGTSKLLEHSSVQSQTSNLS
- the LOC107913439 gene encoding SWI/SNF complex subunit SWI3A isoform X1, whose amino-acid sequence is MENKPRHDPNPDSNRPEEPELDLYTIPSYSSWFAWNDIHETERQALKEFFEGSSISRTPKIYKEYRDFIINKYREDPSRRLTFTEIRKSLIGDVTLLHKVFRFLETWGLINFLAPPPPHEGSENDDRVRVENGAPNGVRVVATPNSLRPLSAPVVKGKNSGDGVEESGVKLPPLASYSDVFGDLKRLHCGSCGDNCHSGYYEYKKDTFIVCDKCFKNGNYGEDKSMDDFELKDCREKSAANGTVWTEAETLLLLDSVLKHGDDWDLVAQNVQTKSKLDCITKLIELPFGESLIDSARGRGNFSGTSMSMNGIKPVVVPSSEDQENIINEDQGYDGANENEKNGDSENQEPPLKKKRTASTSDADSSLMKQVARISTMVGPQITAAAAEAAVVMLSDEMSCPREIFYGDHIDLTNGSLSPSIYQQERAHKTEESEIKERSNPSDSLAESQETHPKKSDIPLPLRIRAAVATGLGAAAAHAKLLAVQEEKEIEHLVATIIEAQLKKLNSKIKHCEDAELLMEKEYAAIEGLKEYILGERINILRTTYNTGTSKLLEHSSVQSQTSNLS